GAAAATGTTAGAAGCATATCATCAAAAGTTTGATAAAATAAAAAGTAGAGAAATTGATAGAGGTGTCACCTTAGCAGGACCACACCGTGATGATCTTCTTTTCTACGTTAATGAAAAAGACGTTCAAACATTTGGTTCACAAGGGCAACAGCGGACGACTGCTTTATCGTTAAAGCTTGCTGAAATTGAGTTAATTCATCAAGAAGTAGGTGAATATCCAATTTTGCTTTTAGATGACGTATTGTCTGAATTAGATGATTTTCGTCAATCACACTTGCTAAATACCATCCAAGGAAAAGTTCAGACGTTTGTAACGACAACGAGCATTGAAGGAATTCATCACGAGACCTTAGAAAAAGCGGCTACATATCATGTAGAAGCTGGCCAAATTCAAAAGGTCAAATAGCAATTGATCTGTCTAAAAACTTTTCACAAGGCAATCTAACTGAAATATGATATCATTATAGTTTTAAGTCTATATATTTCAACTCGTACCCTCGATTATGAAAATTTTGTGCATAAGTAAACAAATGGCAAATACATTAAAGGCTCCGTATTATTTCCACATAATATTCGAAAAACATAATACAAAATGATAAATACAGCAGTTTGCTGTTAAAAAAAAGTGTAGGTGATACATTTGACGATGGAACAAAAAGAAGTACAAGCATATGAAGCTGATCAGATACAAGTATTAGAAGGATTAGAAGCTGTTCGTAAACGTCCGGGGATGTATATTGGATCGACGAGCGCAAAGGGTTTACATCATCTTGTATGGGAAATTGTAGATAATAGTATTGATGAAGCGCTGGCCGGCTATTGCGATGAAATTAATGTTATTATCGAAAAGGATAATAGTATTACAGTCAAAGATAACGGTCGTGGAATTCCAGTTGGTATTCAAGAAAAAATGGGCAGACCTGCTGTTGAAGTTATCTTAACGGTTCTTCATGCCGGAGGTAAATTTGGCGGCGGCGGCTATAAAGTATCTGGTGGATTACACGGTGTAGGTGCCTCAGTTGTTAACGCACTTTCTACCTCTTTGGAAGTACACGTACATCGTGACGGTAAAGTTCATTATCAAAAATATGAACGAGGTGTACCGGCTGCTGACTTAAAAGTAGTTGGAGAAACAGATAAAACAGGTACTGTTATTCAATTCCATCCAGACGGTGAAATTTTTACAGAAACGCTTGAATACGATTTTGATACGTTAGCTAATCGTCTGCGTGAGTTAGCTTTCTTAAACCGCGGCATTAAAATTACGATTGAAGACAAACGTGAAGAAGATAAAAGACGTGAATACCATTACGAAGGCGGAATTAAGTCTTACGTTGAACACTTAAACCGTTCGAAAGAAGTGATTCACGAAGAGCCGATCTATATTGAAGGTAATCGAGACAACATTTCTGTAGAAATTGCTATTCAATATAACGATAGCTACACAAGTAATTTATATTCTTTCGCAAACAACATTCACACATATGAAGGTGGAACGCACGAAGCAGGATTTAAAACAGCGTTAACGCGTGTAATTAACGACTATGCACGTAAAAACAGCGTATTTAAAGATAGTGACGCCAATTTAACGGGTGAAGATGTTCGTGAAGGAATTACAGCTATTATCTCTATTAAGCACCCAGATCCGCAGTTTGAAGGACAAACAAAAACAAAGCTGGGAAATAGTGAAGCAAGAACAATTACTGACTCTGTGTTTGCAGAACACTTAGAAACTTACTTGCTAGAGAACCCTATTGTGGCGAAAAAGGTAATTGAAAAAGGTTTAATGGCTGCAAGAGCAAGAATGGCAGCTAAAAAAGCTCGTGAGCTTACAAGACGTAAAAGCGCGCTTGAAATTTCAAACTTACCGGGTAAATTAGCAGATTGTTCATCAAAAGATCCTTCTATTAGCGAACTCTATGTAGTAGAGGGTGACTCTGCCGGAGGTTCAGCTAAGCAGGGAAGAAGCCGTCATTTCCAAGCTATTTTGCCTTTGCGCGGTAAAATTATCAACGTAGAGAAAGCGCGTTTAGATAAAATTTTATCTAATAACGAAATTCGTACAATCATTACCGCTCTAGGAACGGGTATTGGTGACGATTTTGATATTTCGAAAGCCCGCTACCATAAAATTGTGATTATGACAGATGCAGACGTAGATGGTGCGCATATTCGTACGCTTCTTCTAACGTTCTTCTATCGCTATATGAGACAGATTATTGAGCACGGATATGTGTACATTGCCCAGCCGCCGCTTTACAAAGTTTCACAAGGTAAAAAAGTAGAGTACGCGTACAACGATCGTCAATTAGAAGAGGTATTAGCTTCTTTCCCTGAAGGCGCAAAACCAAACCTTCAGCGTTACAAAGGTTTAGGAGAGATGAATCCTGAACAATTATGGGAAACAACAATGGATCCAGAATTCCGTACCCTTCTTCAGGTGAACTTGCAAGATGCAATTGAAGCTGATGAGACATTTGAAATTTTAATGGGCGACAAAGTAGAACCGCGCCGTAATTTCATTGAAGAAAATGCTCAGTACGTAAAAAATCTCGATATTTAAATGAACGGTAATACCCTTTATATTTTTTATAAAGGGTATATAAACGTCAGGATAGAGATAGGTTCTATCCTGCGTTTACATATATATGAATTACTATACTGAACTTCGCGAAGGAGGTTCTTATCGATGTCAGATAAACCAAACTCTCAAATAAGAGAAGTAAATATTAGTCAAGAAATGCGCGCATCCTTTTTAGATTATGCAATGAGCGTAATTGTATCGCGTGCTTTACCAGATGTAAGAGACGGACTTAAGCCCGTGCACCGTCGTATTTTATATGCAATGAATGATTTAGGTATGGGATCGGATAAGCCATATAAAAAATCAGCTCGTATCGTAGGAGAAGTAATTGGTAAGTATCACCCACACGGTGACTCAGCTGTATATGAAACAATGGTTCGTATGGCACAAGATTTTAGCTATCGTTATATGCTAATTGACGGTCATGGAAACTTTGGATCTGTTGATGGAGATGCAGCAGCAGCTATGCGTTATACAGAAGCAAGAATGTCAAAAGTTTCGATGGAACTGTTACGTGACATCAATAAAGATACAATTGATTATCAAGATAACTATGACGGTTCTGAACGTGAACCAATTGTATTACCTGCTAGATTTCCAAATTTACTTGTAAACGGTTCAGCCGGAATTGCGGTAGGTATGGCGACAAATATTCCTCCGCATCAGTTAGGGGAAGTCATTGACGGCGTTTTAGCTGTAAGTCAAGACCCTGATATCACAATTGCAGAGTTAATGGAGATTATTCCAGGACCGGATTTCCCAACTGCAGGACAAATTCTTGGCCGCAGCGGGATTCGTAAAGCTTATGAAACTGGGAAAGGTTCTATT
The genomic region above belongs to Priestia megaterium and contains:
- the gyrB gene encoding DNA topoisomerase (ATP-hydrolyzing) subunit B, translating into MEQKEVQAYEADQIQVLEGLEAVRKRPGMYIGSTSAKGLHHLVWEIVDNSIDEALAGYCDEINVIIEKDNSITVKDNGRGIPVGIQEKMGRPAVEVILTVLHAGGKFGGGGYKVSGGLHGVGASVVNALSTSLEVHVHRDGKVHYQKYERGVPAADLKVVGETDKTGTVIQFHPDGEIFTETLEYDFDTLANRLRELAFLNRGIKITIEDKREEDKRREYHYEGGIKSYVEHLNRSKEVIHEEPIYIEGNRDNISVEIAIQYNDSYTSNLYSFANNIHTYEGGTHEAGFKTALTRVINDYARKNSVFKDSDANLTGEDVREGITAIISIKHPDPQFEGQTKTKLGNSEARTITDSVFAEHLETYLLENPIVAKKVIEKGLMAARARMAAKKARELTRRKSALEISNLPGKLADCSSKDPSISELYVVEGDSAGGSAKQGRSRHFQAILPLRGKIINVEKARLDKILSNNEIRTIITALGTGIGDDFDISKARYHKIVIMTDADVDGAHIRTLLLTFFYRYMRQIIEHGYVYIAQPPLYKVSQGKKVEYAYNDRQLEEVLASFPEGAKPNLQRYKGLGEMNPEQLWETTMDPEFRTLLQVNLQDAIEADETFEILMGDKVEPRRNFIEENAQYVKNLDI